The Flectobacillus major DSM 103 genome has a window encoding:
- a CDS encoding DUF1593 domain-containing protein, whose protein sequence is MKKSINVAFLLCLFINASIVIAQKTSKNTAQSRTIITSDGEIDDVDSFIRMLLYANEFKIEGLVYSSSQWHYKGDGKGTLFTSEMEYTAKRYGQRTDLRWPGTSWMQELLDEYEKIQPNLLLHDSKYPSADALRKLIKVGNIDFEGEMEKDTEGAAFIKQKLLDNDLTPLYLQVWGGTNTIAKALKSIEDDYKNTKQWQKIYDKVGRKAIIYAVLDQDATYKKYVAPHWPNIKVFYNSDQFWCLAYPWPNVVPKELQPYLRGEFMANNIIKNHGPLLAKYYAWGDGQKQAGDEEHTHGTKEDMEKYKMTSYDFISEGDSPAYFQLIDVGLMSKNNPEYGGWGGRMVQSKNNPNRWEDGKSITDYNPFTRQQDASFPQTRWIDALQLDFAARADWCIKPYAQANHAPSISIKNGNVRMVKAGEKITIETQTSDPDHNTVSLKFWQYQEAGTCLGSVKIENSTPEKAQITIPDSVSKGQTIHIIVEGKDNGEPALIRYQRVILKIS, encoded by the coding sequence ATGAAAAAAAGTATTAACGTGGCTTTTTTATTGTGCTTATTTATCAATGCCTCTATTGTGATTGCACAAAAAACCTCGAAAAACACCGCACAAAGTCGTACTATTATTACTTCCGACGGAGAAATAGATGATGTTGATTCATTTATTCGAATGTTGCTCTATGCCAACGAGTTCAAAATAGAAGGGCTCGTATATAGTAGTTCGCAATGGCACTACAAAGGCGATGGCAAAGGCACCTTATTTACTTCCGAAATGGAATATACAGCCAAAAGGTATGGGCAACGCACCGATTTAAGATGGCCAGGCACTTCTTGGATGCAAGAATTATTGGATGAATATGAAAAAATACAGCCCAATTTGCTGCTGCACGACTCCAAATACCCTTCTGCCGATGCCCTACGAAAACTGATAAAAGTAGGAAATATTGATTTTGAAGGCGAAATGGAAAAGGATACAGAAGGAGCAGCATTCATAAAACAAAAATTACTAGACAACGACCTAACTCCGCTTTATTTGCAAGTTTGGGGAGGTACCAATACCATTGCCAAAGCCTTGAAATCTATTGAAGATGACTATAAAAATACCAAACAATGGCAAAAGATTTATGATAAAGTAGGTAGAAAAGCTATTATTTATGCTGTTTTAGACCAAGATGCCACCTACAAAAAATATGTAGCTCCTCATTGGCCCAATATCAAGGTATTTTATAACTCCGACCAATTTTGGTGTTTGGCTTATCCTTGGCCTAATGTTGTACCTAAAGAGTTACAACCATACTTGAGAGGCGAATTTATGGCCAACAATATCATCAAAAATCATGGGCCATTATTAGCAAAATACTATGCTTGGGGCGATGGCCAAAAGCAAGCTGGCGACGAAGAACATACACATGGTACTAAAGAAGACATGGAAAAATACAAAATGACTTCTTATGATTTTATTTCGGAAGGTGACTCGCCTGCTTATTTTCAGCTAATAGATGTTGGCCTGATGAGTAAAAATAACCCCGAATATGGTGGTTGGGGCGGTAGAATGGTACAGTCAAAAAATAACCCAAACCGTTGGGAAGACGGTAAAAGTATTACAGATTATAACCCTTTTACTCGCCAACAAGATGCCTCATTTCCTCAAACTCGTTGGATTGATGCCCTTCAGCTAGACTTTGCCGCCAGAGCCGACTGGTGTATTAAGCCTTATGCTCAAGCCAATCATGCTCCGTCTATTTCAATCAAAAATGGCAATGTCAGAATGGTAAAGGCGGGTGAAAAAATAACAATAGAAACCCAAACCTCTGACCCTGACCACAATACGGTATCACTAAAATTCTGGCAATATCAAGAAGCTGGCACTTGTTTAGGTTCTGTAAAAATAGAAAATAGTACTCCTGAAAAGGCTCAAATTACAATACCCGACAGTGTCTCTAAAGGACAAACCATTCATATTATTGTAGAAGGAAAAGATAATGGTGAGCCAGCTTTGATTCGTTATCAACGTGTTATTTTAAAAATTTCATAA